From Draconibacterium halophilum, one genomic window encodes:
- a CDS encoding phosphoenolpyruvate carboxylase, whose amino-acid sequence MSNLQVLIEELGKPYSDLKFLLTCFREVLMENGETELAKVMPWIGNEDPQGADHFSQKHFHMFSVCFQLLNLAETNGAVQHRRKSEEKNSLKAINGLWANSLKLLQEKGIAEEQILESLNNISIQPVLTAHPTEAKRPVILKKYRELYLLLVKRENSMYNSYELQENREDMKRVISSIWHIDEFYMKKPTVANELDNVIHYFVNVFPEVVHLLNRRLVQAWEFSGFNSTTLIGDNNFPRLKFGTWIGGDRDGHPLVTAEVTKKTLYKLRLNAFITVKNELGRLADDLSFYFEISSLPPFMLDRFKALVAETGNKSKAIISASKNEALKLIVQLFINKLPINIGHSQSLELDDKKGTYDNSKQLIDDLELLKRALLETNYTDLAHQSVNRSIYFIRTFGFHLAELDIRQNSQYYHLALQQLVEKSDPFNAKNMEWTAASKKTFLEKELHSARPFTQDYSSLDTESKNTIECFQLLNNHISKYAHYSIGSLIVSMTQNVNDLLTVYILAREAGLTLFKDTMIIKLHVVPLFETIQDLIDSPAILEEYFSYPEVQNSLEYQRKAQNLPVKTQEVMIGYSDSNKDGGILASAWFLYKAQKELSEVGQKYGIDIKFFHGKGGSISRGAGPIHWFLRSLPHGTLSGNFKITEQGESIEKKFANKINAVYNLELMMSGNTLNTLLHKTPEEDADDIAEIMEFMGQESFNTYTELLENPHFLDFYQEATPIDVIEQSKIGSRPARRTGKRSFSDLRAIPWVFSWGQSRYHITSWYGVGSTLEKMKNQFPDKYHKLKKLIPKNQFVRYVLTNVDTSLASTDKDIMQLYGGLVKNAETRSEVLNLLLLEFEKTQQIMNELLGRPMKERRKSHYYSTQLRAEALFTLHNYQVHYINKWREQQDSEADENKEILNQLLLSVNAIANAMGTTG is encoded by the coding sequence ATGTCGAATCTGCAAGTCTTGATCGAAGAATTAGGAAAACCTTATTCTGATCTCAAATTTCTTTTAACCTGTTTTCGCGAAGTATTAATGGAAAATGGCGAAACTGAACTGGCAAAAGTAATGCCCTGGATCGGTAACGAAGATCCACAAGGTGCCGATCATTTTTCACAAAAACATTTTCATATGTTTTCGGTTTGTTTTCAGCTGTTAAACCTGGCCGAAACGAATGGTGCCGTTCAACATCGCCGAAAAAGTGAAGAAAAGAATTCGCTCAAGGCAATAAACGGATTGTGGGCCAACAGCCTCAAGCTGTTACAGGAAAAAGGAATTGCCGAAGAGCAGATTCTTGAATCGCTAAATAATATATCCATTCAGCCGGTATTAACCGCCCATCCTACAGAAGCAAAACGCCCGGTGATACTCAAAAAATACCGTGAGCTGTACCTGCTTTTGGTAAAACGCGAGAACTCCATGTACAACTCGTACGAACTGCAGGAGAACCGCGAAGATATGAAACGTGTTATTTCATCGATTTGGCATATCGACGAGTTTTACATGAAAAAACCCACCGTGGCAAACGAGTTGGATAATGTAATTCACTATTTTGTAAATGTTTTTCCAGAGGTTGTTCATCTTTTAAACCGCCGACTTGTGCAGGCCTGGGAATTTTCGGGCTTTAATTCTACCACTCTAATTGGCGATAACAATTTTCCGCGTTTAAAATTTGGAACCTGGATTGGTGGCGACCGCGACGGGCACCCGCTGGTTACTGCCGAAGTAACAAAAAAAACATTGTACAAACTCAGGCTAAATGCTTTTATTACAGTTAAAAACGAACTCGGCCGACTTGCCGACGACCTGAGTTTTTATTTTGAAATCTCTAGTCTGCCCCCGTTTATGCTCGATCGATTTAAAGCCTTGGTGGCTGAAACGGGAAACAAAAGTAAAGCCATTATTTCTGCTTCAAAAAATGAGGCATTAAAACTTATTGTTCAGCTTTTTATTAATAAACTGCCCATAAACATAGGCCACTCACAGTCGCTTGAACTGGATGATAAAAAAGGCACTTACGATAATTCAAAACAATTAATCGACGACCTTGAGCTGCTAAAACGTGCTTTGTTGGAAACGAATTATACCGACCTCGCCCACCAGTCGGTAAATCGGTCGATATATTTTATCAGAACCTTCGGCTTTCACCTCGCCGAACTCGATATCAGGCAAAACAGCCAATATTACCATCTGGCACTGCAACAACTGGTCGAAAAATCAGATCCTTTTAATGCAAAAAATATGGAATGGACAGCGGCGTCTAAAAAAACATTTCTGGAAAAGGAATTACACTCGGCACGCCCTTTTACTCAGGATTACAGCTCACTTGATACCGAATCAAAAAACACAATCGAATGTTTTCAGTTGCTCAACAACCATATTTCAAAATACGCACACTATTCTATTGGTTCGTTAATCGTAAGCATGACACAAAATGTGAATGATTTGCTAACGGTTTATATACTGGCACGCGAGGCCGGTCTTACACTTTTTAAAGACACGATGATTATTAAACTTCACGTTGTTCCACTTTTTGAAACCATTCAGGATTTGATCGACAGTCCGGCCATATTAGAAGAATATTTCAGTTACCCCGAAGTTCAGAACAGCCTGGAATACCAGCGCAAAGCACAAAATTTGCCTGTAAAAACACAAGAGGTGATGATTGGCTACAGCGATAGTAACAAAGACGGAGGAATACTTGCCAGTGCGTGGTTTTTGTACAAAGCCCAAAAAGAGTTATCGGAAGTTGGGCAAAAATACGGTATCGATATCAAATTCTTTCACGGAAAAGGAGGCTCCATTAGTCGTGGCGCCGGACCAATTCACTGGTTTTTACGATCGCTGCCACACGGAACACTTTCCGGGAACTTTAAAATTACGGAGCAAGGCGAGAGCATAGAAAAGAAATTTGCCAATAAAATAAATGCCGTTTATAACCTCGAACTGATGATGTCGGGTAATACATTAAACACTTTACTACACAAAACGCCCGAAGAAGATGCTGACGATATTGCCGAAATAATGGAGTTTATGGGACAGGAAAGTTTTAACACTTACACTGAATTGCTTGAAAATCCACATTTTCTTGATTTTTACCAGGAAGCAACACCAATTGATGTAATTGAACAAAGTAAAATTGGTTCGCGCCCGGCACGACGAACAGGCAAACGAAGCTTTTCCGATCTCCGGGCAATTCCATGGGTATTTAGCTGGGGCCAATCGAGGTACCACATTACCAGTTGGTATGGTGTTGGCTCAACACTCGAAAAAATGAAAAATCAATTTCCGGACAAATACCATAAACTAAAAAAACTGATTCCCAAAAACCAGTTCGTCCGGTATGTTTTAACCAATGTTGATACCAGCTTGGCGAGTACCGATAAAGATATTATGCAACTATACGGCGGTCTCGTAAAAAACGCTGAAACTCGGTCGGAGGTACTAAACTTGTTATTACTGGAATTTGAGAAAACACAACAAATTATGAATGAATTGTTGGGACGACCAATGAAAGAACGGCGCAAAAGTCACTATTATTCCACCCAGTTACGTGCCGAAGCGCTTTTTACCCTGCACAATTATCAGGTGCATTACATAAACAAATGGCGCGAACAACAAGACTCCGAGGCCGACGAAAACAAGGAAATACTTAATCAGTTGTTGTTATCGGTAAATGCCATTGCCAATGCCATGGGTACCACCGGTTAG
- a CDS encoding serine hydrolase domain-containing protein: protein MKTLFKTLKIILLTLVILVVGFVVVLCIKYSPTYVSRLATMHVADVYDYQKFENREIKGSDDTFRFTKSLDENYVETLFQGRVEQSGFNSFNEWAEKSQTTALLFIRKDTLIYEKYFNGFSRESYFHSQSMAKSFISFLIGAAIDDGLIGSVNDSMIKYIPELKKRDPGFEKITIKNLLEMRSGLKYFTGYIPGTYIHLPWHAEAVGYYHPNVRKLLLNKIKIEKEPGNSFQYNNYNTSYLGLIIERATDKTVSEYLEEKLWSEIMEYDALFSIDSKRSGFEYMPSRLIARAIDYARFGRLFLNKGNWNGKQIISENWVAESTRENKSIPRNIYPDWFGGDNCKHLYYNYQWWGHANCDSTYQFMASGNLGQNIYVFPDKEIIIVHCGNSLEHYGDFDLWNVADIIRKED, encoded by the coding sequence ATGAAGACCCTTTTTAAAACATTAAAAATAATTCTCCTAACACTTGTTATTTTAGTTGTAGGTTTTGTGGTTGTTTTGTGCATAAAATATTCGCCTACCTATGTGTCTCGATTGGCAACTATGCATGTTGCAGATGTTTACGATTATCAGAAATTTGAGAACAGGGAAATAAAGGGGTCAGACGATACTTTTAGGTTTACAAAATCGCTGGATGAAAATTATGTTGAAACCTTATTTCAGGGCAGAGTTGAGCAGTCGGGGTTCAACTCGTTTAATGAGTGGGCGGAGAAATCGCAAACTACTGCACTTCTGTTTATCCGGAAAGACACCCTTATTTACGAAAAGTATTTTAACGGTTTTTCGCGCGAATCGTACTTTCACTCGCAGTCGATGGCCAAATCATTTATCTCCTTTTTAATTGGTGCTGCTATTGATGATGGACTGATTGGAAGTGTGAATGATTCAATGATAAAATACATACCTGAGCTAAAGAAACGTGATCCCGGTTTTGAGAAAATAACGATAAAAAACCTGCTCGAAATGCGTTCCGGTTTAAAATATTTTACCGGTTATATTCCGGGAACATACATTCATCTTCCGTGGCATGCCGAGGCAGTTGGGTACTATCATCCCAATGTACGAAAACTGCTGCTAAACAAGATAAAAATTGAAAAGGAACCCGGCAATTCATTTCAATATAACAACTACAACACCAGTTACCTGGGGTTGATTATTGAGCGGGCAACCGATAAAACGGTTTCAGAATACCTGGAGGAAAAACTTTGGTCGGAAATTATGGAATACGATGCATTGTTTTCTATCGACAGCAAACGATCGGGGTTTGAATACATGCCCAGTCGACTGATTGCACGGGCCATTGATTATGCCCGGTTTGGCAGGCTTTTCTTAAATAAAGGCAACTGGAATGGCAAACAAATTATTTCTGAAAACTGGGTAGCAGAATCAACTCGCGAAAATAAAAGTATTCCCCGTAATATTTACCCCGACTGGTTTGGTGGTGATAACTGCAAACATCTCTACTATAATTACCAGTGGTGGGGCCATGCCAATTGCGATTCCACTTATCAGTTTATGGCTTCCGGTAACCTGGGCCAGAATATTTATGTTTTTCCCGACAAGGAAATTATTATTGTTCATTGTGGTAATTCGTTGGAACATTACGGCGATTTTGACCTTTGGAATGTGGCCGATATAATTCGGAAAGAAGATTAA
- a CDS encoding peroxiredoxin, with amino-acid sequence MACVNGVKPLKKKKNKEDLVENLKTEEKPMSGTMVRQEMPEFEMEAYDSKTGHYKTVSSKDYKDKWAVVCFYPADFTFVCPTEIAAMNAHYEEFEELGVELLPVSVDSKFSHKRFVETEPILKGMRLTIGADTTKEVARAFGVLIEEEGVALRGRFLFNPDGVCVAQEVQADSVGRNVKEFLRQIQAWQHASETGEVCPAGWRPGKKTLPVNTDVEKMTGKVGDYISLEEILS; translated from the coding sequence ATGGCATGTGTAAATGGCGTAAAGCCGCTTAAGAAAAAGAAAAACAAAGAAGATTTAGTTGAAAATTTAAAAACGGAGGAAAAACCAATGAGCGGAACAATGGTAAGACAAGAAATGCCTGAATTTGAAATGGAGGCGTACGATTCAAAAACAGGTCATTACAAAACAGTCTCGAGCAAAGATTATAAAGATAAATGGGCGGTAGTATGCTTTTATCCTGCCGATTTTACATTTGTGTGTCCAACCGAGATTGCTGCAATGAATGCGCATTACGAAGAATTTGAGGAACTGGGAGTGGAGCTGTTACCTGTATCTGTTGATTCCAAGTTCTCGCATAAAAGATTTGTTGAAACGGAACCAATACTCAAAGGTATGAGATTAACTATTGGTGCAGATACAACAAAAGAAGTTGCTCGTGCTTTTGGAGTGTTAATTGAAGAAGAAGGCGTAGCCTTAAGAGGCCGTTTCCTTTTCAATCCTGACGGTGTTTGTGTTGCGCAGGAAGTTCAGGCTGATTCAGTGGGTAGAAATGTGAAGGAATTTCTTAGACAAATACAGGCATGGCAGCATGCCAGTGAAACCGGAGAAGTTTGCCCCGCAGGTTGGAGACCAGGCAAGAAAACACTTCCTGTAAATACCGATGTAGAAAAGATGACCGGTAAGGTTGGTGACTACATTTCGCTTGAAGAAATTCTGAGCTAA
- a CDS encoding translocation/assembly module TamB domain-containing protein has protein sequence MKRILQKILLFVAWSLAGLVVLVGISVLLIQTQPVKNKLSRIVEKQAEKVLNGELTIGEIGGNFFTNLKLEDVLWTYEKDTFAYFNSVDATYNLWGLTHGELQIKSASINAPYVYLQQRNDSTWNIESLIKEQTKNQTDTTSSSGKFHLLLSDFELNEGRLQIQALDSIIPDEVKKINLKANGSYSAKEQDLTVSSFSFQTQRPDITLLELNFDALRNDEIISLNNLHLKTAQNALNAEANYSNESITDISAELKTEPVYFNEFEFLLPTLNLPARPVIDLKTNSTKSGVEATLSVNDQNQQIHLDIFSENLLQFISDGGKTDLKYKISGNVEKINLAHWLGNKKLDHIINGDFEIDGTGINPKTADINLDGDFWDCVFSKKPVEEINMTLRLNRGDLTGEINADGNFGAVSVMPEIKDLLEHPTYNLQAQTRGLNLAPLFSNDSLRSHINLTAEVSGEDFNPENMEARANLIVSQSSFSDYTLDSLVGQVNYSHQNIVVDSLWAKANSLKLKAGGNYSFTGSSDIQMSANFDSAQVFSAYIPLDSIFGSGKVNAHLLGKHDSLSFTASVNLQKAGFAKISAGNLAVDVKGQMAPEDTTFIANARVANFKAGDFELDSIVASANYFIDSLQIVAQAHGNDFHTQLKSEIALDEIVNIALSEWKLNFKNQNLELTDAPALIEIDSLEYRLSNFKMTSDNSDSAQYIKAGGVISQYAEEDFMIEIANINIVGLLESLGVEADISGRIDASATLGGTARSPEMNGNLTIEEALAYGYQFSEFGGEFNLKDDRLNFDAQIVPPDTGLLEINANIPLEARFDSMSFILDKNDNVSGELSVQHFPISAMQFLARAEKVDGFLNGQVDVGGTLNSPKPEGELKLNNAEVIIPEYGIEYTDIVLDLHFSEDAAQLDSFYVKSDDGDLKASGTVDFGSAIYNGNIRRSEIAIHFNDFNPVDHRQFNMELSGDVSLKGEAGGVVFDGDLEIPEADIYLPAVMNMTGRFTEPDLPEPVLMRELEKLNDTTSSSVTITDTISTNDTLDLSYLSDLTGRLSINFPQNTWIKNDNMFVEISGELELIKNAEFFELFGSVDIERGQYTILGKTFKVDRGTITFQGGEELMPRLNIEAVHTFRNPEQAERELTVQVLGTANQPEINFTMDGSRISEGDALSYILFGVEMNELTIQQQEDVSGAGQIAGSAAMSLLSAQLTDLLGENLDVDYIELKGDGNFENATVIVGKYITNDLFVSYEQRFGETDEKDISKYEVKLEYELFKFLFLQLNNSSTESGFDVIIKLDSD, from the coding sequence ATGAAACGAATACTACAAAAAATATTGCTCTTTGTAGCTTGGTCACTTGCCGGCCTTGTTGTGCTTGTGGGCATTTCCGTTTTACTAATTCAAACTCAACCAGTAAAAAATAAACTATCGCGTATTGTCGAAAAACAAGCAGAGAAAGTGCTAAATGGTGAGTTGACAATTGGGGAAATAGGTGGAAACTTCTTTACCAATTTAAAGCTTGAAGATGTACTCTGGACATACGAAAAAGATACTTTTGCCTACTTTAATTCGGTGGATGCAACTTACAACTTATGGGGATTAACGCATGGCGAGTTACAAATAAAAAGTGCCAGTATTAATGCTCCATATGTTTATCTTCAACAACGGAATGACTCCACCTGGAATATTGAGTCTTTGATTAAGGAACAAACAAAAAATCAAACAGATACGACTTCCTCTTCCGGAAAATTTCATTTGCTGTTATCTGATTTTGAACTTAACGAAGGCAGACTTCAAATCCAGGCGCTTGATTCGATAATTCCTGATGAAGTAAAAAAGATAAACCTTAAAGCAAACGGCTCTTATTCTGCCAAAGAACAAGATCTGACGGTAAGTAGCTTTAGTTTTCAAACACAGCGTCCGGATATTACTTTGCTTGAGCTGAATTTTGATGCCTTGCGCAATGACGAAATCATTTCGCTTAACAACCTTCACTTAAAAACAGCACAAAATGCGTTGAATGCTGAGGCTAATTACTCCAATGAGTCCATAACAGATATTTCGGCTGAATTGAAAACAGAACCCGTATATTTTAACGAATTTGAGTTTTTGTTGCCCACGCTGAATCTTCCGGCCCGGCCGGTAATCGATTTGAAAACAAATTCTACAAAAAGTGGCGTTGAAGCAACACTCTCGGTCAACGATCAAAATCAGCAGATACATCTTGATATTTTTTCTGAGAACCTGCTACAATTTATCAGTGACGGTGGCAAAACAGACTTGAAATACAAAATTTCCGGAAATGTAGAGAAAATTAACCTGGCGCATTGGCTCGGAAATAAGAAATTGGATCACATTATAAATGGCGATTTTGAAATAGACGGAACCGGAATTAATCCAAAAACTGCAGACATAAACTTAGATGGAGACTTTTGGGACTGTGTTTTTTCGAAAAAACCAGTGGAAGAAATAAACATGACTCTACGGCTGAACAGGGGAGATCTCACCGGAGAGATAAATGCTGATGGAAATTTTGGTGCCGTATCAGTTATGCCCGAAATAAAAGATCTTTTGGAGCATCCAACATACAATTTGCAGGCGCAAACACGTGGGCTGAACCTGGCGCCGCTGTTTAGTAACGATTCGTTACGATCGCATATTAACCTGACAGCAGAAGTGAGTGGTGAGGATTTTAATCCTGAAAATATGGAGGCCCGTGCAAATCTAATCGTGAGTCAATCCTCTTTTTCTGATTATACACTCGACTCTTTGGTGGGACAGGTCAATTACAGCCATCAAAACATTGTTGTTGATTCGCTTTGGGCAAAAGCAAATTCATTGAAATTAAAGGCTGGTGGAAATTATAGTTTTACGGGTAGTTCTGATATTCAAATGTCGGCAAATTTCGACAGTGCACAGGTATTTTCAGCTTACATTCCACTGGATAGTATATTCGGTAGCGGAAAAGTAAATGCGCATCTTTTGGGAAAGCACGATTCACTATCGTTTACAGCAAGCGTAAATCTACAAAAAGCCGGATTTGCTAAGATCTCGGCCGGAAATCTTGCAGTAGATGTTAAGGGACAAATGGCTCCGGAGGATACAACTTTTATAGCAAATGCGCGAGTGGCAAATTTTAAAGCCGGAGATTTTGAATTGGATAGTATTGTTGCCTCTGCAAATTATTTTATCGATTCATTACAAATTGTTGCGCAGGCACATGGTAATGATTTTCACACACAGCTGAAATCAGAAATAGCACTTGACGAGATAGTAAATATTGCACTTTCAGAATGGAAACTCAACTTTAAAAACCAAAATCTTGAACTTACGGATGCGCCTGCTTTAATCGAAATTGATTCATTGGAATACCGGCTTAGTAACTTTAAAATGACTTCTGATAACTCCGATTCCGCACAGTATATAAAAGCCGGTGGCGTTATTTCGCAATACGCAGAAGAAGATTTCATGATTGAAATTGCCAACATAAATATTGTAGGCTTGCTTGAGAGTTTGGGCGTTGAAGCCGATATTTCGGGACGAATAGATGCCAGTGCTACGCTGGGAGGAACAGCGCGTTCTCCCGAGATGAATGGAAATCTGACCATTGAAGAGGCTTTGGCTTATGGCTATCAGTTTTCGGAATTTGGCGGAGAATTTAATCTGAAAGACGATCGCCTGAACTTTGATGCACAAATTGTTCCACCAGACACTGGTTTACTTGAGATTAATGCAAATATTCCATTGGAGGCCCGGTTTGATAGTATGAGCTTTATTCTGGATAAGAACGATAACGTTAGTGGTGAATTGTCCGTTCAGCATTTTCCGATTTCGGCTATGCAGTTTTTAGCGCGGGCAGAAAAAGTTGATGGTTTTTTGAATGGGCAAGTTGATGTGGGAGGAACTTTAAATTCGCCGAAGCCAGAGGGTGAACTGAAGTTGAATAATGCTGAAGTTATCATTCCGGAATACGGAATTGAATACACAGACATTGTTCTCGACTTACATTTTTCGGAAGATGCTGCTCAACTCGACTCGTTTTATGTTAAATCCGATGACGGTGATTTAAAAGCCAGTGGAACAGTCGATTTCGGTTCTGCTATTTACAATGGGAATATCAGGAGATCGGAAATTGCTATTCATTTTAACGACTTCAATCCAGTTGATCATCGCCAGTTTAACATGGAACTTTCGGGCGATGTAAGCTTAAAAGGCGAAGCAGGGGGAGTGGTTTTTGACGGAGATTTGGAAATACCTGAAGCCGACATTTATTTGCCTGCTGTAATGAATATGACAGGGCGGTTTACCGAGCCCGATCTGCCCGAACCGGTGTTGATGCGCGAGCTGGAAAAACTCAACGATACCACCAGTTCTTCGGTAACAATAACAGATACAATTTCAACAAACGATACGCTTGATCTTAGTTATCTTTCTGATCTGACAGGGAGACTTTCGATTAATTTTCCACAGAATACATGGATTAAAAATGATAATATGTTTGTGGAAATTTCCGGAGAGCTGGAATTGATTAAAAACGCGGAATTCTTTGAGTTATTTGGGTCGGTTGATATTGAGCGCGGACAGTATACTATTCTGGGGAAAACATTCAAGGTTGATCGAGGGACCATTACTTTTCAGGGAGGAGAAGAACTTATGCCGCGACTGAATATTGAGGCTGTGCATACTTTTCGTAATCCGGAACAGGCTGAGCGGGAGCTGACTGTACAAGTGTTGGGAACAGCCAACCAACCAGAAATTAACTTTACGATGGATGGCAGTCGAATAAGCGAAGGTGATGCGCTTTCTTATATTTTGTTTGGTGTAGAAATGAACGAACTTACAATACAACAACAGGAGGACGTTTCAGGAGCAGGCCAAATTGCGGGTTCTGCAGCAATGTCTCTGCTATCGGCACAATTAACCGATTTACTGGGGGAAAATCTGGATGTAGACTACATTGAACTAAAAGGCGATGGCAATTTTGAAAACGCTACCGTTATTGTTGGGAAATACATTACCAACGATTTGTTTGTAAGTTACGAGCAACGTTTTGGCGAAACCGACGAAAAGGACATTTCAAAATACGAAGTAAAACTGGAGTACGAACTTTTCAAATTCCTGTTTCTTCAGTTAAATAACTCGTCGACCGAAAGTGGTTTTGATGTGATTATAAAATTGGATTCTGATTAA
- a CDS encoding BamA/TamA family outer membrane protein, protein MHSSDDNGFIPVEDRFYSGGSNSVRGWSRSKLGPKRESGTPLGGKSILEGNVELRYPLFWRLNGVVFVDGGNVWEKAFSYKFNNIAYAAGGGLRVDTPIGPVRFDVGFPLWNEKKSPQFFISVGQAF, encoded by the coding sequence ATCCACTCTTCTGATGACAATGGTTTTATTCCTGTTGAAGATCGATTTTACTCAGGAGGTAGCAACTCTGTAAGAGGTTGGAGTCGTTCGAAATTGGGACCAAAGCGCGAAAGTGGAACTCCCCTTGGTGGGAAAAGTATTTTGGAGGGAAATGTGGAGCTCCGGTATCCGCTTTTTTGGCGATTAAACGGTGTCGTTTTTGTTGATGGCGGTAATGTTTGGGAGAAAGCGTTTAGTTATAAATTTAACAATATTGCTTATGCTGCTGGCGGTGGTTTGCGTGTTGATACGCCAATTGGCCCTGTGCGTTTTGATGTTGGATTTCCGTTGTGGAACGAGAAAAAAAGCCCCCAGTTTTTTATTAGCGTCGGACAAGCATTTTAA
- a CDS encoding BamA/OMP85 family outer membrane protein encodes MIKKIVYIFFVSIILQLFGLNLKAQENYEIRSIGFKGNRSLEKSYLIDKMVVEEVSYFEKLLTKNEPSLFSRKLIELDLERLRKTYQSEGFVDVSVKLDTLKANDDRQIVKLNFIIEEGKPFTIDTVIFKLKEANPQINIDSIGKNNSKKLSLRKTKRFSDEALKKDISFIRNIFLDMSYAYVEVDYQIQLDTAQQLAGITYVINPGPVSHFGKTTLKGNEHVDEEFVRKQFSYSEGEDYNKSLLDKTRESLYHLRLFSVVSVLPQKDNTTLRNPIPVNVYIEEAPRINTEFGAGYGTEDKFRAFVDFTYLGFLGTARRINIYAKHSAIEPYFISVKWTQPQLFDKKGTVSINPFLGRNAEPGYETSTYGLNLPLTYRFNKRLNTTLTYYYERVEQQIEEGDPEFPDPEEENYLYNKSGVMLSSVFATASPKFSPLQGVNLSMGVKLNGYKFGGDFSYLRVWGDFRTYQKIDDVVLALRGMIGESTLLMTMVLFLLKIDFTQEVATL; translated from the coding sequence ATGATCAAAAAAATAGTTTACATATTCTTCGTGTCAATTATCCTGCAACTATTTGGCTTAAATCTGAAAGCGCAGGAAAATTACGAAATCAGAAGTATAGGTTTCAAGGGAAACCGATCGCTGGAGAAGAGCTACTTGATAGACAAAATGGTTGTTGAAGAAGTTTCGTATTTCGAGAAACTTCTAACGAAAAACGAGCCCTCTTTGTTTAGCCGGAAGTTAATAGAGCTGGACTTGGAGCGGCTGAGAAAAACCTATCAAAGCGAAGGTTTTGTTGATGTTAGTGTAAAGCTTGATACCTTAAAAGCCAACGACGACAGGCAGATAGTAAAACTCAATTTTATTATTGAGGAGGGCAAGCCGTTTACTATTGATACGGTGATCTTTAAATTAAAAGAGGCGAATCCACAAATCAATATCGATTCCATTGGCAAAAACAATAGCAAAAAGCTTTCGTTAAGAAAGACAAAACGATTTAGCGATGAGGCGCTGAAGAAAGACATTTCTTTTATCCGTAATATTTTTTTAGATATGAGTTATGCTTATGTTGAAGTCGACTATCAAATTCAACTGGATACTGCTCAGCAATTAGCTGGTATAACTTATGTAATAAATCCCGGGCCGGTTAGCCATTTTGGAAAAACAACCCTGAAAGGAAATGAACACGTCGACGAAGAATTTGTACGCAAACAATTTAGTTATAGCGAAGGAGAAGATTACAATAAATCGCTTTTAGATAAAACGCGGGAGTCTTTATATCACTTGCGGCTTTTTAGCGTGGTATCAGTACTTCCACAAAAAGACAATACAACTTTGCGCAATCCGATTCCGGTGAATGTATATATTGAAGAAGCACCGCGGATTAACACTGAATTTGGTGCCGGTTACGGAACTGAGGATAAATTCAGAGCCTTTGTTGATTTTACTTATCTGGGATTTTTGGGTACTGCCCGGCGCATAAATATTTATGCAAAACATTCGGCCATCGAGCCATATTTTATAAGCGTAAAATGGACTCAGCCGCAGTTATTCGATAAAAAAGGAACCGTTTCTATCAATCCATTTCTGGGACGTAATGCCGAACCCGGATACGAAACCAGTACCTACGGATTAAACCTGCCTTTAACCTATCGTTTTAATAAGAGGTTAAACACAACGCTCACTTATTATTACGAGAGAGTGGAGCAGCAAATTGAAGAGGGCGATCCGGAATTTCCCGATCCCGAGGAGGAGAATTATCTCTACAATAAATCAGGGGTGATGCTAAGTTCGGTTTTTGCAACTGCCAGTCCGAAATTTTCTCCGCTTCAGGGAGTTAACCTGTCAATGGGAGTGAAATTAAACGGTTATAAGTTTGGTGGCGATTTTAGTTACTTACGCGTTTGGGGCGATTTTCGTACGTATCAAAAAATTGATGATGTGGTGTTGGCCCTTCGCGGAATGATCGGGGAATCCACTCTTCTGATGACAATGGTTTTATTCCTGTTGAAGATCGATTTTACTCAGGAGGTAGCAACTCTGTAA